A single genomic interval of Nonomuraea rubra harbors:
- a CDS encoding glycosyltransferase has translation MDYVLPLRWDDDSGLEELTAYLRALRRHVRIVVVDGSPQELFDRHATAWRGLAEHVRPAPDLRFANGKVNGVITGLRLARAEHVVIADDDVRYDEHALARMDALLARADLVRPQNHFAPSPWHARWDTARTLLNRGLGADYPGTLGVRRSFFARMGGYDGDVLFENLELIRTVRAHGGRELRPLDLYVPRLPPGAARFWGQRVRQAYDDLAQPARLALFLSVLPAVAACVLRRRYGPVAAGAGVAVALAELGRRRAGGARVFPRTAALFAPVWVLERAVCSWLALGAALCGGVPYAGRRLRRSAHSVRWLRRSAHSSPRLRWPARSARWLRRSGPLAARKPAALCEPSQKGLADERPQRHRATVARSAGIDSPS, from the coding sequence TGCGCTGGGACGACGACTCCGGCCTCGAGGAGCTGACCGCCTACCTGCGCGCGCTGCGCCGTCACGTGCGGATCGTCGTCGTGGACGGCTCACCCCAGGAGCTGTTCGACCGGCACGCCACCGCCTGGCGCGGCCTGGCGGAGCACGTCCGGCCGGCCCCCGACCTCCGCTTCGCCAACGGCAAGGTCAACGGGGTGATCACCGGCCTGCGCCTGGCCAGGGCCGAGCACGTCGTCATCGCCGACGACGACGTCCGCTACGACGAGCACGCGCTGGCCAGGATGGACGCCCTGCTCGCCCGCGCCGACCTGGTCCGCCCGCAGAACCACTTCGCCCCGTCCCCGTGGCACGCCCGCTGGGACACCGCCAGGACCCTGCTCAACCGCGGCCTCGGCGCCGACTATCCCGGCACGCTGGGCGTGCGCCGCTCGTTCTTCGCCCGGATGGGCGGCTACGACGGCGACGTGCTGTTCGAGAACCTGGAGCTGATCCGCACCGTCCGTGCGCACGGCGGCAGGGAGCTGCGGCCGCTCGACCTCTACGTGCCGCGCCTGCCGCCCGGCGCCGCGCGGTTCTGGGGCCAGCGCGTCCGCCAGGCCTACGACGACCTGGCGCAGCCCGCGCGCCTGGCGCTGTTCCTGTCCGTGCTGCCCGCGGTGGCCGCCTGCGTGCTGCGCCGCAGGTACGGCCCGGTGGCCGCCGGGGCGGGCGTGGCCGTGGCGCTGGCGGAGCTCGGGCGGCGCAGGGCGGGCGGCGCCCGGGTCTTCCCTCGCACGGCCGCGCTGTTCGCTCCCGTCTGGGTCCTGGAGCGGGCCGTCTGCAGCTGGCTGGCCCTGGGGGCGGCGCTGTGCGGCGGCGTGCCGTACGCCGGGCGCAGGCTCCGGCGGTCGGCGCACTCCGTCCGGTGGCTGCGCAGATCGGCTCACTCCTCCCCGCGGCTGCGCTGGCCGGCTCGCTCGGCCCGGTGGCTGCGCCGGTCGGGCCCGCTGGCCGCCCGGAAGCCGGCCGCCTTGTGCGAGCCGTCGCAGAAGGGCTTGGCCGACGAGCGCCCGCAGCGGCACAGGGCGACGGTGGCCCGGTCGGCGGGGATCGACTCGCCGTCCTGA